A DNA window from Engystomops pustulosus chromosome 6, aEngPut4.maternal, whole genome shotgun sequence contains the following coding sequences:
- the LOC140135158 gene encoding transcription factor HES-5-like, translated as MAPYSDSLIHSADNDPLSRQPRKLRKPVIEKMRRDRINSSIEQLRILLEKEFQRHQLPSKPEKADILEMTVTLLQQHMAERNATTSSQAQREGYSTCFQDSITFLSQHKQTQLQMQLLQNLPGAHTVTYGAASPPASPVYQTPSKHSTTESSKAMWRPW; from the exons ATGGCTCCGTACAGCGACAGCCTCATCCACAGCGCTGATAATGATCCCCTCAGCAGACAGCCCAGAAAA TTGAGGAAACCGGTGATAGAGAAGATGAGGAGAGATCGCATTAACAGCAGCATCGAGCAGCTGCGCATCTTACTGGAGAAGGAGTTTCAGAGACATCAGCTCCCCTCCAAACCTGAGAAAGCCGATATCCTGGAGATGACGGTCACCCTCCTGCAGCAGCACATGGCAGAGAGAA ATGCAACAACCTCCAGCCAAGCTCAGAGAGAAGGCTACTCCACCTGTTTCCAGGACTCCATCACCTTTTTGTCTCAGCATAAGCAGACCCAACTCCAGatgcagctgctacagaacctccctGGGGCCCACACAGTGACATATGGCGCTGCATCTCCTCCTGCATCCCCTGTCTACCAGACCCCCAGCAAACACAGCACCACAGAAAGCAGCAAAGCCATGTGGAGACCCTGGTAG